Sequence from the Chloroflexota bacterium genome:
GTTGATGCGGGTCGCTTTGCTGCTCTCCCAAACGCTATTTCCTGCGTTCATATCATCGTCTCCCAATGTAAGTCCCGACAGCCGCTCTTTACGACTCGAGAACAATGTTAGGGAGCAACCTTTACAGCGCAGTTACACCAGCGTTAAAGAAATATGACAATCATGTTAAGTTTATGTAACAACAGAACAGTATTACAAATGCGAATAAAAGGTATAAGGGAAGGTTAAGACGCGGGCGACATAGAAATCACCACATCGCCATTATCATCAAGCGCGGCGGCGTATGTTTGCAGCGCGGGGCAGTCGTTGCCGGTGGGCTTGCCGGTTGCCAGATCGAACTTGTAGGCGTGCAGCGGGCATACTATTTGTCCGCCGGCGATGATGCCGTCCGCGAGCGGTCCGCGCTTGTGTGGACATGCCGACTGCGTGGCGAACACATCGCCCTGCCGCGAGCGGAACACCGCTACCGGCGTGCCTTCCACATAAAACACGCGCCCTTCGCCCAGGGGTATCCGCTCCGCCGGCGCCAGCCTGTACGCTTGTCCCATCTTTGCCGTCATCGCTGTTGTTCCTGACTTGTCCATCCTGTACATCCTGTTAGCGAATTACCCCGCGACGCTGACGAACTGGTTCGGGTGAACGGGAATCTCGGCTTCTTGCCACGGGTCTTTGTAATCGTCCACCGCCGCCTGTATATCCGCGTCCAGCCGGTCGCAGATGCCTTCGCTGTCGTCCAGTAATACCGATTTTATGTGGTCGATGCCCACACGCTCTACGAAGCCGTAAGTGCGCTCGAGATATTTGGCGTTCTCGCGGTAGTACTGCATAAAGCGCCCCATAAACTTCAGCACATCGTCGTGGCTGTCCACGACGCACAGCACATCGCCCTTTCGCACCTGCGAGCCTGCCGCGCCGCCGATATATATTTCCCACTTGCCGCCTTCGATGGCGACTACACCCAAGTCTTTCGTCGTAGATTCGGCGCAGTTGCGCGGGCAGCCGGATGCCGCCAGCTTCATCTTGTGCGGCGACTCTACGCCCTGGAAGCGCTTCTCGATTTCGATGCCCAGCTTCACGCTGTCGCCCACACCGTAGCGGCAGAACTCCGTGCCGACGCATGTCTTGCAAGTGCGGAACGCCTTCGTGTAGGCGTGACCGGACGGCATCTTCAGCTCGCGCCAGACATCGGGCAGGTGCGTCTTCGGTATGCCCAGCAGGTCGATGCGCTGCCCGCCGGTAACCTTGACCATCTTCGCTTCGTACTTCTCGGCGACATCCGCGAGCCGCCGCAGTTCGTCCGGCGATGTTACGCCGCCGAATATGCGCGGCACGACGCTGAAAGTGCCGTCGCGCTGTATGTTCGCGTGCACGCGGTCGTTGATGAAGCGCGCGTCCCGTTCGTCCTCGTACTCGTCCGCCCATATCGTCTTCAGCAGCGACGCCAAGCCCATCTTGCTCGGCGCGTCCTCTTTGCCGCCCGCGAACTCGCTCAGCACGGCAGACACGCTGCGCAGCCCATGCGCTTTGATAGCCGCCACAAGCTCCGGCTTGGTCATCGGTATCGCGGGTACATAGTAGTGCTCGGAGGGGTCTTCCGCCACCAGCCCGTCCGCCGCGAGTTCTAGAATCGCCTGTACTTGCGGGATGCACGAGCCGCAGCCGGTGCCTGCCCTTGTCGCGTCGCAGACCGCCTTCATGCTGCGGCAGCCCGCGCCAACTGCGGCGACGATGTTGCCCTTGGACACGCCGTTGCAGTTGCACACTTGCGCGTCGTCCGGCATGTCCGATATGTCCAATGACTCGGCTTCGCCCGACAGCGGGAATAGCAGTTCGGCGCGATTCTGCGGCAATGCTTCGCCGCGGTCGAACGCTTGCAGCAGGCGCGGCGCGGCTGCGCCGTCTCCCAGCAATATCGCGCCGGCGACCTTGCCTTGCCGCACGATGAGCTTCTTATAGACCCCGCGGTTCGGCTCTACATAAGACACCACTTCGTCGTCATCGCCGACGGGGTCTTTGTCGCCTGCGACGGCGAGTTCCACACCCATGACCTTGAGTTTCGTGGATACTTTAGAGCCGGTGTATGTCGCGTTGGATTCTTCGCTTGTCAGCCGCTCGGCGAGTGTGCGCGCCTGATCCCACAGCGGCGCGACTAATCCGTATGTTCGCCCGCGGTGCTCGGCGCACTCGCCTATCGCGTAGATGTCGCGGTCGTTGCGGCAGGACAAGTCGTCGTTCACCAGAATGCCGCGCCGTATGTTTAGCCCAGACATCCGCGCGAGGTCGATGTTCGGGCGAATACCGGCGGATATGACAAGCATCTCGCAGTCCAGCGAATCGCCGTCGCGGAATCCTACGCCGGTGACCTTGCCGTTGCCGTGCACGGTCGTGGTGAGCTTTTCGAGGTGGAAGCGCACGCCCATGTCTTCAAGCAAGTCCTTGAGCATGTCGCCGGATGATGCGTCCAATTGCTGGTCCATAATGTACGGCGTCAGATGTACCACATCCACATCGACTCCGCGGTTCATCAGCCCGCGCGCCGCCTCAAGACCGAGCAAGCCGCCGCCTATCACGGTCGCCCTGCGCGCGTCTTCGGAATACTCGACCATCTCGTTGCAGTCGTCGAGTGTGCGGAATGGGAAGATGCCGTTGCGCAGGCTGCCGTCGTCGCTGTGAAGCCCGTCCATCGGCGGGATAAACGGCGAGCTGCCAGTAGCGACTACAAGCTTGTCATACGGCACGAGCAGCCCGCCCGCGCCGTAAGCCGTCTTCGACTTGCGGTCGATGCCGATGACGCGGACGCCCGCGTGCAGCGTGATGCCGTTCTTCTCGTACCATGACAGCGGGTTGATGAAGATGTCCTTCTCGTCGTGTGTACCCGCGAGCACGCCCGACAGCAGGATGCGGTTGTAATTGCCATAAGGCTCTTCGCCGAACACAGTGATGTCGTACTGCTCCTGGCCGCCGAGCGCCAGCACCTCTTCCACAAAGCGCGCGCCCGCCATCCCATTGCCAACCACAACAAGCTTCTTCTTCGTAGCCATCATCGCTCCCTTATTGGTATATCAGTCGGTCAGTTAGTCAGTCGGTTGGTGATTTAGCTCGTAAGCGGCGATTGCGCCACAGCATTCGAGCATTTCCTCTGTCATTCCGCGCAGCCATCCCCATCTGTCATTCCGAAACGCAGTGAGGAATCTAAATTCGTTGCATTTTCAGCCTGTTTCAGACTTTAGATTTCTCGCTTCGCTCGAAATGACAAGGATGAATTGCCGAAATGACAGGTATAAATTGCATTTGTGAAATCGTTTTTTTGATTAGGTTCTGTTGACATTCCTGCATCACATCCCATCATTCTTGCGAAAGCAGGAATCCAGTGCTTGCAAACGGTGTTAATGAGACAAGAATGGCTACGTTCATCTACTCGCGCAAATCACGCTATCAGTTCACCGGCTCTATCTTCGCGCCGCACACTTTGAACTCCGGCATTCTGCTTATCGGGTCCAGGGCGGCGCTGGTAAGCTTATTCGCGGCACGGATGCCGCCCCAGTGGAATGGGACGAACAGCGTGTCTTCGCGGATGCTTGCCGTGATGCGCACCTTGAACTCTGCGTTGCCGCGCCTGCTGCATATCATCGCCTTGCCGCCGTTCAGCAAGCCGTACTGCCGCGCCGTTGTGGGATGCACTTCGACCGCTGGCTCCGGCGCGATGCCTGCCAGCTCTTCCACGCGCCGCGTCTGATTGCCCGACTGGTATTGCGCCAATAGCCTGCCCGTCGTCAGGTACAGCGGGAATGCGGCGTCCGGCGGCTCTGCGGGCTGACGGTGCCGCACCGCGTGGAACTTTGCCTTGCCGTCGGGCGTGGCGAATCGCTGCGTGAACATGCGCGGCGTGCCGGGATGTTCCTCGCCCGGGCAGGGCCAGAACACGCCGTCGTTCGCCGCTATCTTGTCGTATGTGATGCCGGAGTAGTCTGCCGGACCGCCCGCGCTCGCACGCCGCAGCTCGCCGAACACATCCTCCGCGCCGTCGTACTCGAAGTATTGCCCTTTGCCCAGCCGCTCCGCGAGATCGCAGATGACGCGCATATCGTCGCGGACGCCGGCCGGCGGGTCGTATGCGCGATTTCGCATAATGACGCGGCCCTCGAGGTTCGTCATAGTGCCTTTTTCTTCCGCCCACTGCGCCGCGGGCAGCACGACATCCGCGAGCATCGCCGTCTCCGACAGGAAGAAGTCGGACACGACCAGAAAGTCCAGCGAGCGCAACCTATCTTCCACATGTGACGCATTCGGAGCAG
This genomic interval carries:
- a CDS encoding Rieske 2Fe-2S domain-containing protein, which encodes MGQAYRLAPAERIPLGEGRVFYVEGTPVAVFRSRQGDVFATQSACPHKRGPLADGIIAGGQIVCPLHAYKFDLATGKPTGNDCPALQTYAAALDDNGDVVISMSPAS
- a CDS encoding NAD(P)/FAD-dependent oxidoreductase; amino-acid sequence: MATKKKLVVVGNGMAGARFVEEVLALGGQEQYDITVFGEEPYGNYNRILLSGVLAGTHDEKDIFINPLSWYEKNGITLHAGVRVIGIDRKSKTAYGAGGLLVPYDKLVVATGSSPFIPPMDGLHSDDGSLRNGIFPFRTLDDCNEMVEYSEDARRATVIGGGLLGLEAARGLMNRGVDVDVVHLTPYIMDQQLDASSGDMLKDLLEDMGVRFHLEKLTTTVHGNGKVTGVGFRDGDSLDCEMLVISAGIRPNIDLARMSGLNIRRGILVNDDLSCRNDRDIYAIGECAEHRGRTYGLVAPLWDQARTLAERLTSEESNATYTGSKVSTKLKVMGVELAVAGDKDPVGDDDEVVSYVEPNRGVYKKLIVRQGKVAGAILLGDGAAAPRLLQAFDRGEALPQNRAELLFPLSGEAESLDISDMPDDAQVCNCNGVSKGNIVAAVGAGCRSMKAVCDATRAGTGCGSCIPQVQAILELAADGLVAEDPSEHYYVPAIPMTKPELVAAIKAHGLRSVSAVLSEFAGGKEDAPSKMGLASLLKTIWADEYEDERDARFINDRVHANIQRDGTFSVVPRIFGGVTSPDELRRLADVAEKYEAKMVKVTGGQRIDLLGIPKTHLPDVWRELKMPSGHAYTKAFRTCKTCVGTEFCRYGVGDSVKLGIEIEKRFQGVESPHKMKLAASGCPRNCAESTTKDLGVVAIEGGKWEIYIGGAAGSQVRKGDVLCVVDSHDDVLKFMGRFMQYYRENAKYLERTYGFVERVGIDHIKSVLLDDSEGICDRLDADIQAAVDDYKDPWQEAEIPVHPNQFVSVAG